The Plasmodium vinckei vinckei genome assembly, chromosome: PVVCY_06 genome contains a region encoding:
- a CDS encoding ATP synthase mitochondrial F1 complex assembly factor 1, putative, translated as MLRYYNGVKRFYFSLPCPRELKNIVKLPLLEKNDSNKIIDIWRDKYKNNKYVIADYINTSKYELVKNNSKNNAHFIIPCKNQNGYINFYSQFVDDKLVFITPLETYNKLRSKSVPYVTLNFFDELKNKEIILTKLTIVNNTITKDQANKFYKYILSFYSDSNYFQYIKKFNHDSRNFNYDDFFNKFKHIF; from the coding sequence aTGCTAAGATATTATAATGGCGTTAAacgtttttatttttcattaccCTGCCCAAGAgaactaaaaaatattgtaaagTTGCCACTATTGGAAAAGAATGATAGTAATAAGATTATAGATATATGGagagataaatataaaaataataagtatGTTATAGcagattatataaatacaagtaaatatgaattagtaaaaaacaacagtaaaaataatgcccattttatcattccatgtaaaaatcaaaatggatacataaatttttattctcaATTTGTTGATGATAAACTTGTGTTTATAACACCCCTTGAAACTTATAATAAACTTCGATCTAAATCAGTGCCATATGTTACactaaatttttttgatgaattaaaaaataaagaaataattttaacaaAGTTAACTATTGTAAATAATACCATAACAAAAGACCAAGccaataaattttataaatatatcctGTCCTTTTATTCTGACTCGAATTATTTTcagtatataaaaaaatttaaccACGACAGTAGAAATTTTAACTATgatgatttttttaataaattcaaacacattttttaa
- a CDS encoding ABC transporter B family member 7, putative — MLKKKGAINLYVLLNAHSYLLSSAINMNMHKHRAIHSSINNLNFINSTKPFYTKNAKKYIKYLNNVNLHKGVNSKRKVSQIFLTNHNVSINQSEGNVRNFRLRMFSSKNEVNEKNGKTNEQNRNWNILNINKIFKDRFETKMSKKLDGISIKDIYAILKKEKNYLILAMACLLVSSLGQMLFPMYISKIINMYGGKEESLKYIMDEVYKTVFLILGISTFSFCRIYLIETSIEKITRRLRKSLFDKILNQKFEFFDKHKTGELINRLSNDIEVSSKILINLSFGIRNLIAALIGGACALHISPSKLVNAFLFPVSSILLIGTIYGKLVKKISIYKQEKLSNSIDFASEKIHNISNVRFLNGEAFEKNMFRNYLNDVYKAGAKYSLTKSGNHFLFFSTISLFLLHLIYYGNYLIANKFINSGDLFSLIMYSLFCGSGIHGIMNAIGEIQKCVGSCSKVLQIINLPKNEFNEYWLTDSINFLKSNNYAIKFNNVTFSYQKNDQVNEKVAPIEENVVLKNVSFYLPHNKSVAIVGKSGSGKTTILNLLTKKNMATSGDIYIGDFPLNKINASALRSILGIVTQNPFLFNTTIRENLLYPYKAHEAMLREQIQLLEEKMAIASQINGETNPDEKQIYSYLIKEEEKNKEEIKNMTKDKLEKIYNDFHIHDFLNNYSNYDQIDAGVNGSFLSGGQKQRIYLAQNLCKDNKILILDEPTSSLDKLSEQIINEALYKYMKGKTTVIFTHRLDLLNFVDYIGVLDDGNMIQFDIRNKVLQNPCSILKQILNQNKH, encoded by the coding sequence atgctaaaaaaaaagggagcaataaatttatatgtgcTGCTGAATGCACATAGCTACTTATTAAGTAGTgcaataaatatgaatatgcaTAAACATCGAGCAATACATTCATCAAtcaataatttaaattttataaatagtaCAAAACCTTTTTATACTAAGAATGCTAAGaagtatattaaatatcTTAACAATGTTAATCTTCATAAGGGTGTAAATAGTAAAAGAAAAGTATcacaaatttttttaactaaTCACAATGTATCAATAAATCAGAGTGAAGGGAATGTTCGAAATTTCAGACTCCGTATGTTTAGTAGCAAAAATGAagttaatgaaaaaaatggaaaaaccAATGAACAAAATAGGAATtggaatatattaaatataaataaaatatttaaagacAGATTTGAAACAAAGATGAGTAAAAAACTTGATGGTATATCTATAAAAGATATTTAtgcaattttaaaaaaagaaaaaaactaTTTGATATTAGCTATGGCATGTTTATTAGTATCATCACTAGGTCAAATGTTATTCCCAATGTATAtaagtaaaataataaatatgtatggAGGTAAAGAAGaatcattaaaatatattatggatgaagtatataaaacagtatttttaattttaggTATTTCAACATTTAGTTTTTGtagaatatatttaattgaaACAtctattgaaaaaataacaagAAGATTACGAAAAAgtttatttgataaaatattaaatcaaaaatttgaattttttgataagCATAAAACTGgagaattaataaatagaTTATCTAATGATATTGAAGTATCTtcgaaaatattaattaatttgtcTTTTGGAATACGAAATTTAATAGCTGCACTAATTGGTGGTGCATGTGCATTACATATATCTCCGTCAAAATTAGTTAatgcttttttatttccagtatcaagtatattattaattggTACGATATATGGAAAGCTTGTCAAAAAgattagtatatataaacaagaGAAATTAAGTAATTCCATAGATTTTGCATCtgaaaaaattcataatataAGTAATGTTAGATTTCTTAATGGAGAAgcatttgaaaaaaacatgtttagaaattatttaaatgatgTTTATAAAGCAGGAGcaaaatattctttaaCAAAATCAGGGAatcattttctattttttagcacaatttctttatttttattacatctaatatattatggaaattatttaatagctaataaatttattaatagtggtgatttattttctttgattatgtattctttattttgtgGTAGTGGTATTCATGGTATTATGAATGCCATAGGGGAAATTCAAAAATGTGTGGGCTCATGTTCTAAAgttttacaaataattaatttacctaaaaatgaatttaatgaatattGGTTAACCGATTCaatcaattttttaaaatcaaataattatgcaataaaatttaataatgttacattttcatatcaaaaaaatgaccaagtaaatgaaaaagttGCACCGATTGAAGAAAATgttgtattaaaaaatgtttcattttatttgccACACAATAAATCAGTTGCTATAGTAGGAAAAAGTGGTAGTGGAAAAACtactattttaaatttattaacaaaaaaaaatatggcaACATCTggagatatatatattggtGATTTTCCtcttaataaaattaatgcaTCTGCTTTAAGATCGATTTTAGGAATAGTTACTCAGAACCCATTCCTATTTAATACTACTATTCgagaaaatttattataccCTTATAAAGCACATGAGGCAATGTTAAGGGAACAAATTCAATTGttagaagaaaaaatggCAATAGCTAGCCAAATTAATGGAGAAACGAACCCTGatgaaaaacaaatatattcgtatctaataaaagaagaagaaaaaaataaagaagaaattaaaaatatgaccaaagataaattagaaaaaatatataacgattttcatattcatgattttttaaataattattcaaattatGATCAAATTGATGCAGGAGTTAATGGATCATTTTTGTCAGGTGGACAAAAACAAAGAATTTATCTTGCacaaaatttatgtaaagataataaaatattaattttagaTGAACCAACATCTTCTTTAGATAAATTATCagaacaaattataaatgaagctttatataaatatatgaaaggAAAGACTACTGTTATATTTACCCATAGATTAGATCTGCTAAATTTTGTTGATTATATTGGTGTATTAGATGATGGAAATATGATACAATTTGATATAAGAAATAAAGTCCTACAAAACCCATGTAGCATACTTAAACAAATTCTTAACCAAAACAAACATTAG
- a CDS encoding 50S ribosomal protein L1, apicoplast, putative: MTVKNGYKQIIAFLILYITIFNLRTKGYINNRQNINHIYNKEITQQRNFSNNYKRKIFNKKHILVEKVNISSPDLNKNNSTQPEKENNVIPNKKLKKKDKKIFKKYKDFLDIIPNKSTEYDIIDAIEKIKTLAVHKFVESIDIYLSFNPKKSKMTKNDNIKTFITFPHNLKKQRAKKVYVVTNNNLHKTAVNAGADVVGEDDLINKIKEKEIKLQKKNNNFLLCTNDVIHKLARVGKEIGSKGLMPNEKSGTLVSEFLLAKHIKLFKFENTYIFKLNKLNTLNLNVGDVYMANDQIKENILHLFDHLDNLEFFHFNVKNLKSIYLSSTMGFPFKIKKTNL; this comes from the exons ATGACTGTAAAAAATGggtataaacaaataatagcatttcttattttatatataactatttttaatcTTCGAACTAAgggatatataaataacagACAAAACATCaaccatatatataataaagaaataacaCAACAACGTAACTTtagtaataattataaaagaaaaatattcaataaaaaacaCATACTTGTagaaaaagtaaatatatcatcaccagatttgaataaaaataatagcacACAAccagaaaaagaaaataatgtaattccaaataaaaaattaaaaaaaaaagataaaaaaatatttaaaaaatataaagactTTTTAGATATTATACCTAATAAATCTACCGAATATGATATTATTGATGCTatcgaaaaaattaaaacattagctgttcataaatttgttgaaagcatagatatatatttatcttttaatcccaaaaaatcgaaaatgacaaaaaatgataatataaaaacatttataacttttcctcataatttaaaaaaacaaagagCAAAAAAAGTTTATGTAGTAACAAATAATAACCTTCACAAGACAGCAGTTAATGCAG GTGCGGATGTCGTGGGAGAAGATGACttgataaataaaataaaagaaaaagagataaagttacaaaaaaaaaataataattttttattatgcacAAATGATGTAATACATAAATTAGCTCGTGTTGGTAAAGAAATAGGAAGTAAAGGTTTAATGCCAAATGAAAAATCAGGAACATTAGTTAGcgaatttttattagccaaacatataaaattatttaaatttgaaaatacatatatatttaaattaaataaattaaatacattaaatttaaatgtcGGAGATGTTTATATGGCTAATgatcaaataaaagaaaatatattacactTATTTGATCATCTAGATAATTTAgaatttttccattttaatgtaaaaaatctAAAATCCATATATTTAAGTAGTACTATGGGTTTCCcctttaaaattaaaaaaacaaatctATAA
- a CDS encoding SNARE protein, putative: protein MSYKNHLSGNTTYIEEENVGNTEKKIKDNILLIKKNMIYAEENLENLKNNLISKRIIESLHEEIHQIYVKVIETENLFREWEIKFSENPFEKQQKKYIFEKLNIHFKNEVNKLENISLNVKRAATELPNIENGEMRQSLSNIKKKNSQKMNSSSNNNYYNNSSFISSEFGDDNFILNLDKTYENNDEFIESSNFYDYELDQFNENDLLIESEIANERYEGIKKIQGQVAQAQEVFKDLANLVFTQRETLDSLNNNLYETNVNAFNSTKELKKTYNNVRHQRISWCLAFITIGIFIYFIYFKLMHITLLG from the coding sequence atgtcatataaaaatcacCTAAGTGGAAATACTACATATattgaagaagaaaatgtaGGAAATActgagaaaaaaataaaagacaatattttacttataaaaaaaaatatgatatatgCAGAAGAGaatttagaaaatttaaaaaataatttaatatcaAAAAGAATAATTGAATCATTACATGAAGAAATACatcaaatatatgtaaaagtTATAGAGActgaaaatttatttcgTGAAtgggaaataaaattttctgAAAACCCTTTTGaaaaacaacaaaaaaaatatatctttgAAAAgttaaatatacattttaaaaatgaagtcaataaattagaaaatatatcattaaatGTAAAAAGAGCAGCTACCGAATTAccaaatatagaaaatgggGAAATGCGTCAAAGTTTaagtaatataaaaaaaaaaaattcccaaaaaatgaatagtagtagtaataataattattataataatagtagtTTTATTTCTAGTGAATTTGGTgatgataattttattttaaatttagataagacttatgaaaataatgatgagTTTATTGAATCATCgaatttttatgattatGAGTTAGATCAGTTTAACgaaaatgatttattaattGAAAGTGAAATAGCTAATGAGCGGTATGaaggaattaaaaaaattcaaggTCAAGTTGCTCAAGCTCAAGAAGTTTTTAAAGATCTAGCCAATCTGGTATTTACACAAAGAGAGACACTAGATAgcttaaataataatttatatgaaacAAATGTTAATGCATTTAACAGTacaaaagaattaaaaaaaacttataataatgtaagACATCAACGTATTTCATGGTGTCTAGCCTTTATAACAATaggaatatttatatactttatttatttcaaattaATGCACATAACTCTACTTGGTTAA
- a CDS encoding zinc finger protein, putative yields MNEKSQKKGTPAQSETLSLIKKQFFKTKMCPFQKNKNYCLNESDCHYAHSIDELKPMPDLRNTKLCDYIKKKLPCKDINCKFAHDTEMLKPSVHLATYKSTICSFWGKGKCFNGNKCRFAHGTNDIKANENMNVLENNKHNQKKNKDSISDITKGTDSTYSFNTYDYSVNCSLETTNVSSSFDKSRELFAFKENNLNENKVGGDKLNMFDSDKEILGNVNENTDMNISKMDYPFCENTNNGSIGSSDNIKNVINKIENMALSTFIENNDKYTKVIKYLMNENNILKESIKKEQKHIMGEENTTAQIQKQIYKSNISRANAKDNEDNTTIIGGKSSNNSNSIFIEDGLKKYLYFDEPSGNTQFSSENKDVNNGVFNSEDFIKSNDNFTNIMKTIDDLLISQNVGSFSSVKNNCNSLDPKDIFLIKNSNNVNTSVECENIPCNLRLFDTEKNVYPNFSASNMIDSNKGLIRAVNEKGEMVEKPFEENIENIINTCQEETEKIKEKAKESYYNGQIPYAQCKNSSRPIEMIDGDFSYLNSSNSGSNNYCSISSGSQNYSSSYNYRNNPDYNNYYNYNSSPNYSNNNIRINEIDETPHWFKGFSQTEIQNNEGRNLKQNKLHTKKMKNEEFGKNTNVEYWKETMIHQNENEIAEERNNLIIGNELNKYFLQPKNNNNRFINKTDFKEKSAKLNLRENVEDKYDNDNLYKLLEFSHDKSNIINKIKKLISNELKNNENNNFTNKSKQNQPNIQNVHNIVNCSNNNMSNVGKKNTLLNDYMHIKNLNTIYPNTASHTLVNNIYNDKSSISNSKMNSYFNNNKHYNMNENNYNYLSSDFIKYKKENTGEKNIWNNSSNFNGFIYPPTTTTSELAPEHNNSDFFSISKSVNLRSLN; encoded by the coding sequence ATGAATGAGAAAAGTCAGAAGAAAGGAACGCCGGCACAATCCGAGACGTTATCACTTATAAAGAAACAATTCTTTAAAACTAAAATGTGTccttttcaaaaaaataaaaattattgtcTGAATGAATCTGATTGTCATTATGCTCATAGTATTGATGAATTAAAACCGATGCCTGATTTGagaaatacaaaattatgtgattatataaaaaaaaagttaccTTGTAAAGACATAAACTGTAAATTTGCTCATGACACTGAAATGCTGAAACCAAGTGTACATTTAGCTACTTATAAATCTACAATATGTAGTTTTTGGGGAAAAGGAAAATGCTttaatggaaataaatGTAGATTTGCTCATGGAactaatgatataaaagcAAATGAAAACATGAATgttttagaaaataataagcataatcaaaagaaaaataaagacaGTATATCTGATATAACAAAAGGAACAGACTCAACATATTCCTTTAATACATATGATTATTCTGTTAATTGTTCTTTAGAAACTACAAATGTATCTTCATCTTTTGATAAAAGTAGGGAACTATTTGcttttaaagaaaataatttaaatgaaaataaagttGGTGGTGATAAATTAAACATGTTTGATTCAGATAAAGAGATTCTTGGGAATGTTAATGAAAATACGGATATGAATATATCGAAAATGGATTATCCATTTTGTGAAAACACAAATAATGGTAGCATAGGTAGTAGtgacaatataaaaaatgttataaataaaattgaaaacaTGGCATTATCCAcatttatagaaaataatgataaatatactaaggtaataaaatatttaatgaatgaaaataatattttgaaagaGTCTATTAAGAAAGAacaaaaacatataatggGTGAAGAAAATACTACAGCTCAAATTCAAAAgcaaatttataaatcaaACATTTCTAGAGCCAATGCAAAAGATAATGAAGATAATACAACTATTATTGGTGGGAAAAGTAGTAACAATAGTAatagtatatttattgaggatggtttaaaaaaatatttatattttgatgaGCCTAGTGGTAATACCCAATTTTCAAGCGAAAATAAAGATGTAAATAATGGTGTATTTAATTCAGaagattttataaaatcgaatgataattttacaaatataatgaaaacaatagatgatttattaatatctcAAAATGTTGGTTCATTTTCaagtgtaaaaaataattgtaatTCTTTAGACCcaaaagatatatttttaataaagaaTAGTAATAATGTTAATACTAGTGTGGAATGTGAAAATATACCATGTAACTTACGATTATTTGAtacagaaaaaaatgtataccCAAATTTTAGTGCATCAAATATGATAGATAGTAACAAAGGATTAATAAGAGCTGTCAATGAAAAAGGAGAAATGGTTGAAAAACCGtttgaagaaaatatagaaaatataataaatacttGTCAAGAAGAaacagaaaaaataaaagaaaaggcAAAAGAAAGTTACTATAATGGACAAATTCCCTATGCACaatgtaaaaatagttCAAGACCAATTGAAATGATCGATGGTGATTTTAGTTATCTAAATAGTAGTAATAGTGGAAGTAATAACTATTGCAGTATTAGTAGTGGTAGTCAAAACTATAGCAGTAGTTACAACTATAGAAATAATCCAGACTATAACAACTACTATAATTATAACAGTAGCCCAAATTATAGTAATAACAATATTCGAATTAATGAAATAGATGAAACTCCTCATTGGTTTAAGGGATTTTCTCAGACAGAGATCCAAAATAATGAAGGTCGAAATttgaaacaaaataaattacatacaaagaaaatgaaaaatgagGAGTTTGGAAAAAACACAAATGTAGAATATTGGAAAGAAACAATGATACACCAAAATGAAAACGAAATAGCAGaagaaagaaataatttgaTAATAGGGAATGagttaaataaatattttcttcaacccaagaataataataatagatttattaataaaaccGATTTTAAGGAAAAAAGTGCAAAACTGAATTTAAGAGAAAATGTGGAAGACAAATAtgataatgataatttatataagcTATTAGAATTTTCTCATGATAaatcaaatattataaataaaataaaaaaattgatatcTAAtgaattgaaaaataatgaaaataataattttacaaataaatcaaaacaGAATCAACCtaatattcaaaatgtACACAATATTGTCAATTGTAGTAACAATAATATGAGTAATGtgggtaaaaaaaatacacttttaaatgattatatgcacataaaaaatttaaatacaaTATATCCAAATACAGCTAGCCATACATTGGTTAATAACATTTACAATGACAAAAGCTCAATTAGTAATAGTAAAATGAATAGCTATTTCAACAACAATAAGcattataatatgaatgaaaataattacaaCTATTTAAGTTctgattttataaaatataaaaaagaaaatactggtgaaaaaaatatttggaaTAATAGTTCGAATTTTAACGGGTTTATTTATCCACCCACAACAACGACAAGCGAATTGGCACCTGAGCATAACAATAGCGATTTTTTTAGCATTTCAAAATCGGTCAATTTAAGGAGTTTAAATTAG
- a CDS encoding general transcription factor 3C polypeptide 5, putative: MYREYDIKNEDNKCFVDVKRKKDRNKNINFEPVKKSNYICVEIPGKIKKGSSGLSAVESLGGLNKITELFKHDENGYENEGESLILRINNNDIFSSFVSSNCTKVNNILIKIKKTKKNKYKIEFMGFVKYLYYFDSMSDFYYIPSFYNRHNYSTNYIHYLTKDEKEKSKKSKDNKNEQENNKSTFPDSYFDYFFPNNLNLTTECKNDFFLNQLNGVHYPWNNSVCFDKNRENNGENNAENDSGKQIASTFGVPILTDGKENNITGSGPLNLHPHIFGPRQLDNLPCSNFIPFDKNFSLKTFDENKELDEYFSDKEKKELYKNILNYKDASNMFDDKTDFNFSSDESEGYELQSCIHSKSTIPYDFKKYKSQKISKYIREYKYLISKFTEPFDSKNDIKNEDLENFIKKLIINKNEKDHDLPNKSVPFQFVAESVEKEKDVEKGSDKLHINNNILYNDNYMDQNIFNDSSDSNGIRKDSKGDNNQNDSSDGMNKIIVSKKTVHCNPIANFNDPIYPTIPYESALKKYVSDELYNRVKCLFDIRPIWAKEVLVEHLENVTTYCLKSCFSKICFYFANGPWRRTYCRYGYDPRNDPSSYIYQTIDFRDNYYRDINTKNIEEMNKPIIKKKNILDQTITNIIKNINEGNINFSNFSSDNYSYINKESIIRIKRENIANSDLNIHENETSNMMEPLSTSNEVQDNFKTFIDTSKNKKNIESNNSNLHIKISHEEDDEINEILKFLKGSNTFHLRKKFSSEIHFCVSPLKLSTIYQYIDIFDNNVLSYLSSIKTQDVCTKDNGWISSKDIAKIRDILFVKSMTLRQAHTK; this comes from the coding sequence ATGTACAGAGAATATGACATTAAAAACGAAGATAATAAATGTTTTGTTGAtgtaaaaaggaaaaaggATAGAAATAAGAACATAAATTTTGAACcagtaaaaaaaagtaactATATATGTGTAGAAATTCCtggtaaaataaaaaaggggaGCAGTGGATTATCTGCTGTTGAATCTTTGGGGGggttaaataaaattactgaactttttaaacatgatgaaaatggttatgaaaatgaaggagaatctttaatattacgaataaataacaatgacatattttcatcttttgTTTCATCCAATTGTACAAAAGTtaataacattttaattaaaataaaaaagactaaaaaaaataaatataagatTGAATTTATGggttttgtaaaatatttgtattattttgatagtATGTctgatttttattatattccatCTTTTTATAATAGGCACAATTATAGcacaaattatatacactatttaacaaaagacgaaaaagaaaaaagtaaaaaaagtaaagataataaaaatgagcaagaaaataataagtcCACATTTCCAGATAGctattttgattatttttttccaaataatttaaaccTTACCACAGAATGTAAAAACGACTTTTTTCTTAACCAACTTAATGGGGTCCATTATCCATGGAATAATTCAGTTTGCTTCGATAAAAATCGAGAAAATAATGGAGAGAATAATGCTGAAAATGATAGTGGTAAACAAATTGCCAGCACATTTGGGGTTCCAATATTGACTGATGGAAAGGAAAACAATATAACGGGTTCGGGACCTCTTAACTTGCATCCACATATATTTGGTCCCAGGCAATTGGATAATTTACCTTGTTCTAATTTCATCCCTTTTGATAAGAATTTTTCCTTAAAGACatttgatgaaaataaggaacttgatgaatatttttctgataaagaaaaaaaggaattatataaaaatattttaaattataaagatGCTTCAAATATGTTTGATGATAAAACtgattttaatttttcatctGATGAAAGTGAAGGATATGAATTACAATCTTGTATACATAGTAAAAGTACAATACCTtatgattttaaaaaatataaatctcaaaaaataagtaaatatataagagagtataaatatttaataagtAAATTTACTGAGCCATTTGATtctaaaaatgatataaaaaatgaagacttggaaaattttattaaaaaattaataataaataaaaatgaaaaagatcATGACTTACCTAACAAATCAGTACCATTTCAGTTTGTTGCTGAAAGTGTagagaaagaaaaagaCGTAGAAAAAGGAAGTGACAAATTACACATCaacaataatatacttTACAATGATAACTATATGGATCAGAACATTTTCAATGATTCTAGTGATTCAAATGGCATTAGAAAAGACAGTAAAGGAGATAACAACCAAAATGATAGTAGTGATGgtatgaacaaaataatagtgaGTAAAAAAACGGTGCATTGTAATCCGATTGCCAATTTTAACGACCCAATATATCCTACAATTCCATATGAATCTGCATTAAAAAAGTATGTATCTgatgaattatataatagagTAAAATGTCTTTTTGATATTCGGCCAATATGGGCAAAAGAAGTTTTAGTAGAACATCTTGAAAATGTAACAACATATTGTTTAAAAAGTtgtttttcaaaaatttgtttttattttgctaATGGACCATGGAGACGTACTTATTGCAGATATGGCTATGACCCACGAAATGACCCATCGAGCTATATTTATCAAACTATAGATTTTCGagataattattatagagacataaatacaaaaaatattgaagaaatgaataaacctattataaaaaaaaaaaatattctcgACCAAACGATAactaatataattaaaaacataaatgaaggaaacataaatttttcaaacttTTCAAGTGATAATTAttcttatataaataaggaAAGCATAATTAGgataaaaagagaaaatatTGCAAATTCTGATTTGAATATTcatgaaaatgaaacatCAAATATGATGGAGCCCCTTTCTACATCCAATGAAGTACAAgacaattttaaaacattcaTAGATacttcaaaaaataaaaaaaatatagaatcaaataatagtaatttacatattaaaatttctcatgaagaagatgatgagattaatgaaattttaaaatttttaaaaggaTCAAATACTTTTCAtcttagaaaaaaattttcatctgaaattcatttttgtgTTAGTCCTTTAAAGTTATCAACTATTTATCAGtatattgatatatttgataataatgttttaaGTTATCTTTCAAGTATTAAGACCCAAGATGTTTGTACAAAGGATAATGGGTGGATTAGTAGTAAAGATATAGCTAAGATCCgtgatattttatttgtaaaatcGATGACTTTACGTCAAGCTCATACTAAATAG